A stretch of DNA from Streptomyces gobiensis:
GCTGGGCGCGATCACCTTCTCGATGGCCGCGGGCGCACTGTGCCTGCACTTCCTGATCGACGGGGGCACCTGGTGGCAGGGCCTGCTGCTGGGCCTCGCGGTCGCGGCCAGCGCGACGCTGGGCGACCTCGGCGAGTCCATGATCAAGCGGGACCTCGGCATCAAGGACATGGGCTCACTGCTGCCGGGCCATGGCGGGATCATGGACCGGCTCGACTCGCTGCTGCCGACGGCCCCGGTGGTGTGGCTACTGCTGGTGATCTTCGTCGGCGCGGGTTAGGGCGTGCCGTTACCCTGGAAGGGCTTACCGCGCTGGCGGTGAGCTCTTTTCCTGCCCCGCGGCTGCGGGGATGGTCCCGTGAGGTCTCCGGGTGCTGGCATCGCCTTGCCCTCGGCCCCGCAACAGCGGGGATCACCTGACCTCGTCGCAATGAGGAGTTTCCGCTATGGCACCGCCCGCCCCAGGCGTGCTCACCTTCGCAGCGCCACGCGGAGCCAAGAAGCCACCGCGCCACCTTGCCGATCTCAGCCCCGCCGAGCGCCGGGAGGCGGTCGCCGCGATCGGCGAGAAGCCGTTCCGTGCCAAGCAGCTGTCCCAGCACTACTTCGCCCGGTACGCACATGACCCGGCGCAGTGGACGGACATTCCCGCTGCCGCCCGCGAGAAGCTCGCGGCGGAGCTGCTGCCCGAGCTGATGAGCGTGGTGCGGCATATCTCGTGTGACGACGACACCACCCGCAAGACCCTGTGGCGGCTGCACGACGGGACGCTGGTGGAGTCCGTGCTGATGCGGTATCCGGACCGGGTCACCATGTGTATCTCCTCGCAGGCGGGCTGCGGTATGAACTGCCCCTTCTGTGCCACCGGGCAGGCGGGTCTGGACCGTAATCTGTCCACCGCTGAGATCGTCCACCAGATCGTCGACGGCATGCGCGCCCTGCGCGATGGCGAGGTCCCCGGGGGCCCGGCCAGGCTCTCCAACATCGTCTTCATGGGCATGGGCGAGCCGCTGGCGAACTACAACCGTGTGGTCGGTGCCATCCGCCGCCTCACCGACCCGGAGCCGGACGGTGTCGGCATCTCGCAGCGGGGGGTCACGGTCTCTACGGTCGGCCTCGTTCCGGCGATGCTGCGCTTCGCCGACGAGGGTTTCAAGTGCCGTCTCGCGGTCTCCCTGCACGCCCCCGACGATGAGCTGCGCGACACCCTCGTCCCGGTCAACACCCGCTGGAAGGTCCGCGAGGTGCTGGACGCGGCCTGGGAGTACGCGGCCAAGTCCGGTCGCCGGATCTCCATCGAGTACGCGTTGATCAGGGACATCAATGACCAGGCCTGGCGCGCCGATCTGCTCGGGCGGCTCCTCAAGGGCAAGCGGGTGCACGTCAATCTGATCCCGCTCAATCCGACCCCCGGCTCCAAGTGGACGGCCTCCCGCCCGGAGGACGAGGCCGAGTTCGTACGGGCCCTGGCATCGCACGGAGTGCCGGTCACCGTCCGGGACACCCGGGGCCAGGAGATCGACGGAGCCTGCGGTCAGCTCGCGGCGACCGAGCGCTGAGCCGCGCTGCCGCCGACTGGTATCGTTCGCCCGTACGAACAACCGAACGAATAACCAAACACCGTTGACAGGGGAGCGCGAGCAGCGCTGAGAGTGCGGAACCGCTCGGAGAGCGGAGACAGCCGCAGACCCTCGAACCTGATCCGGTTAGTACCGGCGTAGGGAGTCCAGCACCATATGAACACCAGCTTTCGGCGTGCCGTCGGCATCGCCGTTCTCAGTACGCTCGGCGCCGCAGCGCTTGCCGCCTGCGGTAGCCCGGAGGCCTCCAAGGAGGCGTCGAAGACCGTCACCCTGGTCACCCATGACTCCTTCGAAGTCTCCGAAGAGGTACTGAAGGAGTTCACCAAGGAGACCGGTTACCAGGTCAAGGTGTTGCGTGGCGGCGACGCCGGATCGGCCGTGAACCAGGCGATCCTCAGCAAGGGCAACCCACGCGGCGATGTCTTCTTCGGCGTTGACAACACCATGCTCTCCCGCGCCCTCGACGCGGAGCTGTTCACCCCGTACGAGGCCAAGGGGCTGGCCAAGGTCCCCGAGGAGTTCCAGCTCGACGCGGCCAAGCACCGGGTGACCCCCATCGACACCGGCGATGTCTGCGTCAACTACGACCGGAAGTACTTCGCCGACAAGAAGCTGGACCCGCCGCAGACCCTCGATGACCTGATCAAGCCGGCGTACAAGAACCTCCTGGTCACCGAGAACGCCGCCACCTCCTCGCCCGGCCTGGCCTTCCTGCTGGCCACCGTTGGCCGGTACGGCGAAGATGGCTGGCAGGACTACTGGAAGAAGCTCAAGGCCAATGGCGTCGACATGGTCGACGGCTGGGAGCAGGCCTACGACGACCGCTTCACCGGCTCCGCCGGAGGCAAGAAGAACGGCGACCGGCCGCTCGTTGTCTCCTACGCCACCAGCCCGCCTGCCGAGGTGTTCTACGGCGGCGGCAAGAACCCCGAGCAGGCCCCCACCGGCGTCTCCACGGGCACCTGCTTCCAGCAGATCGAGTTCGCCGGACTGCTCGACGGCGCCAAGAACGACAAGGGCGGCAAGGAACTCCTGGACTTCCTGCTCAGCAAGGCCTTCCAGGAGGACATGCCGCTCAAGATGTTCGTCAACCCGGTCCGGGACGACGCCCAGCTGCCTGAGGTCTTCACCAAGTACGGCGAGCGGATCGCCGACCCGCACAACGTCGCCCCGGAGAGGATCGCGCAGCACCGGGAGCAGTGGGTCAAGCAGTGGTCCTCGCTGGTGAAGTAAGCCCGCCCAAGGAGCCTCAGAAGAGCGTGGCCGGGCGCGCTACCGCGGTGCGGCTGGGCCTGATGGCCGTGCCCATCGCGTTCTTCGCGCTCTTCTTCGGCTATCCGGTGGCCGCCATCGTCTCCCGTGGGCTGCGCGATGGCGGCCAGTGGCAGCTCGCCCGTCTCGGCGAGGTGCTGGCCGCCCCGGAGACCGGACAGGTCATCTGGTTCACCGTCTGGCAGGCGGTGGCATCGACCGTGCTGACCCTGGCCATCGCACTGCCCAGCGCATATGTCTTCGCCCGCTTCGACTTCCCCGGCAAGCACCTGCTGCGCGCCGTGGTCACCGTGCCGTTCGTCCTGCCGACCGTAGTTGTCGGCTCGGCGTTCCTCGGGCTGCTCGGCCGTGGCGGAGTGCTGGACCAGGCGTGGGGCGTCCGGCTGGACACCGGCGTCTGGGCGATCCTGCTCGCCCATGTCTTCTTCAACTACGCCGTGGTCATACGGACCGTGGGGGGCCTGTGGGGCCAGCTCGACCCACGTCAGGAGGAAGCCGCCCGGGTGCTCGGCGCGAGCCGCTTCACCGCTTGGCGGCGGGTGACACTGCCCGCCCTGGCACCAGCGGTGGCCGCGGCCGCACTGATGGTCTTCCTCTTCACCTTCACCTCCTTCGGCATCATCCAGATCCTGGGCGGTGCCCGCTACGCCACGCTGGAGGTGGAGATCTACCGGCAGACCGCCCAGTTCCTCGATCTGCCGACCGCCGCGGTGCTCACCCTGTTGCAGTTCGCCGCGGTCGGCTGTCTGCTGGGGGTGCACGCCTGGACCGTACGCAGACGGGAAGCCGCCCTGCGGCTCGTCGACGCCGCCCACACCTCCCGCCGCCCCCGGGGCGCCGGACAGTGGGCGCTGCTGTGGTCCCAACTGGCCGTGATGGCGCTGCTGATACTGCTGCCGCTCGCCGGGCTGGCCGAGCGCTCACTCGCCGGGCCCGACGGCTACGGCTTCGCCTTCTACCGTGCGCTCCAGGCTCCGCCCGGCGCCGGCAGCACCTTCGTGGTCGCCCCGGTGGCGGCGATCGGCAACTCCCTGGCGTACGCCGCCGTCGCCACCCTGATCGCCCTGGTCGTCGGCGGACTGGCGGCCGCCGCCCTCACGCGACGGACAGGCCGCTTTGTGCGGGGCTTCGACGCCCTGCTGATGCTGCCGCTGGGCACCTCCGCGGTGACGGTCGGCTTCGGCTTCCTCATCGCGCTCGACGAACCACCCCTCGATCTGCGCTCCTCCTGGATTCTGGTGCCGCTCGCCCAGGCGCTGGTCGGGGTGCCCTTTGTCATACGCACCATGCTGCCGGTGCTGCGTGCCGTGGACGACCGGCTGCGGGAGGCCGCCGCCGTGCTCGGCGCCTCGCCGCTGCGCGCCTGGCGTGAGGTGGACCTGCCGCTGGTGCGCCGGGCGCTGCTGATCGCGGCGGGCTTCGCCTTCGCCGTATCGCTGGGCGAGTTCGGCGCCACCGTCTTTATCGCCCGCCCTGATGCCCCGACCCTGCCGGTCGCCGTGGAGCGCTTCCTCGGCCGGGCCGGGGAACTCAACTACGGGCAGGCGATGGCCTTGAGCACGATCCTCATGCTGGTGTGCGCGGTAACCCTGCTGGCGCTGGAGCGTGTCCGCACCAACCGCTCGGGAGAGTTCTAGATGGCTTCCCTTCAACTGGACTCCGTCACCGTCTGCTTCGGCGAGCGGGCCGTGCTCGACTCCGTGGAGCTGACGGTCGAGGAGCGGGAGATCGTCTGTGTGCTGGGGCCCAGCGGCAGCGGCAAGTCCACTCTGCTGCGGGTGGTCGCCGGGCTGCAGCACACCGACGCCGGGCGGGTGCTGCTCGCGGGCCGCGATCAGACCGGGGTGCCCGCACACCGTCGCGGGCTGGGACTGATGTTCCAGGACCACCAGCTTTTCCCGCAGCGCGATGTCGCGGGCAATGTCGCCTTCGGGCTGCGGATGCGGGGCGTGGACCGGGTACAGCGGGAGCAGCGGGTCGCCGGGCTGCTCGACCTCGTCGGGCTGCCCGGCGCCCAACGCCGCGCCATCACCTCCCTCTCGGGCGGGGAGCAGCAGCGCGTCGCGCTGGCCCGGGCGCTCGCCCCGGAGCCTCGGCTGCTGATGCTCGACGAGCCTCTCGGCCAGCTCGACCGCAGCCTGCGTGAGCGGCTCGTCCTTGAACTGCGCCAGCTTTTCTCCGAGTTGGGCACTACGGTGCTGGCCGTCACCCACGATCAGGGCGAGGCCTTCGCTCTCGCCGACCGGGTGGTCGTCATGCGCGATGGCCGGATCGCCCAGACCGGTACTCCGCTGGAGGTGTGGCAGCGCCCCGCCTCGGAATTTGTGGCCCGTTTCCTCGGCTTCGACAATGTCGCCCCGGCGACGGTCCGGGGTGAGACAGCCGAGACCCCCTGGGGCAAGGTGCCGCTCCCGCTGGGCCTTCCCGAGGGCCCCTGTGCGCTGCTGGTCCGTCCGGCCGGAGTCCAGCTGACGGCCCCCTCCGATGGGCTGCGCTGCACGGTGCGGGCGCGTACCTTCCGTGGTGACCATGTGACCCTGCTGCTTCAGCCCGAGCAGGGCCCTCAACTGGAGGCGGCCTGCCCGCTCCACCACGCCCCGGACCCGGGCGAGGCGGTCGGCGTGGCCTTCGACCCGTCAGAGGTCGTCCGTCTCGCCCCCGAGACATAACCGCCCCGCCCCGGCACGGCTTCAGGTGGTCAGGGGAAGGGCCGCCAGCTTGGCGATGAGCCAGGTCAGGGGCGCCAGGGCGGTCACCACGGCGACCAGCCGCAGCGCGGCGGCGCCGCGCAGCAGCGACTTGGGCGCACCCATCCGCAGCAGCGCTGCCCTGGCTGATTCCCGGGCCGTACGGGACTCCGCCGCCGCGGTCAGCACGCTGGCGATGGCACACGTCAGCACCACGGCGGCGCCGAGCGCGGTGAGGGGGCCGAAGAGGCGGGCGTCGCCGTAGAGATGGAAGGCGGCGATGCCCCCGGAGACCACCGCGCAGAGGACGCCGAGTGGATGGCCAACGCGCTGCGCGTCCTCCTGGAGGAGCCGCCCGGCGAGCAGCCGCATCGCACCGGGCCGTCCGGCGGCGAGGAGCCGCCCGACCAGATGGGTGAGCCCGGGCCCGGCCAGCACCAGGCCGAGGGCGGTCAGCAGCCAGCCGTTCATGATCCCCAGGGCCAGGCCGCCCCCGGAGCCGGGCAGCGGCACCAGTTCCCCGTCACCGCGGCTGGCATACGTCTCGATGGCGAGCCCGGCGGCGGTGAGCGCGGCGCCCCAGGGGAGCCCGGTGGGGGTGGGCGCGGCCGGTGTCTCGGCGGCGAGGGAGGGGGCGGCGTGCTTCCGGGACCGTAGGGCGAGGGCGCTCGCACCCGCCGCCACCCCCGGCAGCAGCATCAGCAGGGTCAGCGCGGCCGGCACCGGCAGCGGCTGGCCGGCGGCGAGCAGTCCGGCCGCCGAGCCGTCGAACGGCATCCCGGAGACATCGCCGCGCAGATGGAGGAAGGTCAGCAGGGCGAGCGCGCTGCCCAGCAGGCAGGTGATGGCGGTGGAGATGGCGGCCAGCACCGGCAGCCCGGCGGGCCCGATCCCGGCGGCGTCCAGCCCGGGCCGTTGGCGGGTGCCCGGCTCCATACGGGCGACGGAGACGGCCAGTTGCACGGTGGCGACGAGCGGGATGAGGCACCACAGCAGCCGGGGGACGGCGGCGTTGGAGTCGCCGGGGTGTTCCATCGCGTACCCGAGGGCGCTGAGCAGGAGGAAGCCGACACCGCCCGCCGCTACGGCGACCAGCAGCCGCCGCAGCAGTACGAGGGGGTGCGAGCCACGGATCAGACGGAGAGCGAGCACGTTGCTCTGTCCTCGGGGTCGGACTGCGGCGCCGCGTGGGCGGAGGCGCGGCGGCCGTCGGCCATGGTGATGGTGCGGTCGGCGAGCGTCACGGCCTGGGAGTCATGGGTGGCGATGACGACCGTGATGCGGTGTGAGCGGGCCGCGGTGGTCAGGGTGCGCAGCGC
This window harbors:
- the rlmN gene encoding 23S rRNA (adenine(2503)-C(2))-methyltransferase RlmN, coding for MAPPAPGVLTFAAPRGAKKPPRHLADLSPAERREAVAAIGEKPFRAKQLSQHYFARYAHDPAQWTDIPAAAREKLAAELLPELMSVVRHISCDDDTTRKTLWRLHDGTLVESVLMRYPDRVTMCISSQAGCGMNCPFCATGQAGLDRNLSTAEIVHQIVDGMRALRDGEVPGGPARLSNIVFMGMGEPLANYNRVVGAIRRLTDPEPDGVGISQRGVTVSTVGLVPAMLRFADEGFKCRLAVSLHAPDDELRDTLVPVNTRWKVREVLDAAWEYAAKSGRRISIEYALIRDINDQAWRADLLGRLLKGKRVHVNLIPLNPTPGSKWTASRPEDEAEFVRALASHGVPVTVRDTRGQEIDGACGQLAATER
- a CDS encoding thiamine ABC transporter substrate-binding protein; its protein translation is MNTSFRRAVGIAVLSTLGAAALAACGSPEASKEASKTVTLVTHDSFEVSEEVLKEFTKETGYQVKVLRGGDAGSAVNQAILSKGNPRGDVFFGVDNTMLSRALDAELFTPYEAKGLAKVPEEFQLDAAKHRVTPIDTGDVCVNYDRKYFADKKLDPPQTLDDLIKPAYKNLLVTENAATSSPGLAFLLATVGRYGEDGWQDYWKKLKANGVDMVDGWEQAYDDRFTGSAGGKKNGDRPLVVSYATSPPAEVFYGGGKNPEQAPTGVSTGTCFQQIEFAGLLDGAKNDKGGKELLDFLLSKAFQEDMPLKMFVNPVRDDAQLPEVFTKYGERIADPHNVAPERIAQHREQWVKQWSSLVK
- a CDS encoding ABC transporter permease produces the protein MAVPIAFFALFFGYPVAAIVSRGLRDGGQWQLARLGEVLAAPETGQVIWFTVWQAVASTVLTLAIALPSAYVFARFDFPGKHLLRAVVTVPFVLPTVVVGSAFLGLLGRGGVLDQAWGVRLDTGVWAILLAHVFFNYAVVIRTVGGLWGQLDPRQEEAARVLGASRFTAWRRVTLPALAPAVAAAALMVFLFTFTSFGIIQILGGARYATLEVEIYRQTAQFLDLPTAAVLTLLQFAAVGCLLGVHAWTVRRREAALRLVDAAHTSRRPRGAGQWALLWSQLAVMALLILLPLAGLAERSLAGPDGYGFAFYRALQAPPGAGSTFVVAPVAAIGNSLAYAAVATLIALVVGGLAAAALTRRTGRFVRGFDALLMLPLGTSAVTVGFGFLIALDEPPLDLRSSWILVPLAQALVGVPFVIRTMLPVLRAVDDRLREAAAVLGASPLRAWREVDLPLVRRALLIAAGFAFAVSLGEFGATVFIARPDAPTLPVAVERFLGRAGELNYGQAMALSTILMLVCAVTLLALERVRTNRSGEF
- a CDS encoding ABC transporter ATP-binding protein encodes the protein MASLQLDSVTVCFGERAVLDSVELTVEEREIVCVLGPSGSGKSTLLRVVAGLQHTDAGRVLLAGRDQTGVPAHRRGLGLMFQDHQLFPQRDVAGNVAFGLRMRGVDRVQREQRVAGLLDLVGLPGAQRRAITSLSGGEQQRVALARALAPEPRLLMLDEPLGQLDRSLRERLVLELRQLFSELGTTVLAVTHDQGEAFALADRVVVMRDGRIAQTGTPLEVWQRPASEFVARFLGFDNVAPATVRGETAETPWGKVPLPLGLPEGPCALLVRPAGVQLTAPSDGLRCTVRARTFRGDHVTLLLQPEQGPQLEAACPLHHAPDPGEAVGVAFDPSEVVRLAPET